The Oncorhynchus nerka isolate Pitt River linkage group LG24, Oner_Uvic_2.0, whole genome shotgun sequence genome has a window encoding:
- the LOC115107928 gene encoding potassium channel subfamily K member 10-like: MKFPTENPRKPGNPNPTPVAVQTNLFPPKKVQPGMMSASLVQASVATMQNPMGCTVPRLSPSRPASMVASMEAVGEDGSPLFTVMKWKTVVAVFVVVVAYLVGGGLMFRALEQPFESNQKVTITAEKAAFLQKHPCVTPAELEVLIKHSVDAVNAGVSPIGDTSYNSSHWDLGSAFFFAGTVITTIGYGNIAPSTEGGKIFCILYAIFGIPLFGFLLAGVGDQLGTIFVKTIAKVEKMFRHKQNQISQTKIRVASTLLFILAGCILFVTIPAVIFKHIEGWTGLEAIYFVVITLTTIGIGDYVAGGDRRVVYRNWYRPLVWFWILVGLAYFAAVLSMIGDWLRVLSKKTKEEVGEIKAHAAEWKANVRAEFRETRRRLSVEVSDKLQRTATIRSMERRQLGLDQWAVSTDMLSPERRAAFNSLDTNPYKTSSQESIDMKLNNLRLRGAECDPRRSESVASSDDNIFNRLGSVTKLAKRNKNRELKKNIPDELQCRPFSTPPMEMGKRKEEEEDEEEEDEGLDKKFNTSMSDLPLFVEVCKPQNGFTVPFIPLQTKEKKTEGETLQLEEKELRIQMDP, from the exons ATGAAATTTCCCACGGAGAACCCAAGAAAACCAGGGAATCCCAACCCTACGCCAG TGGCGGTCCAGACCAACCTGTTCCCCCCCAAGAAGGTCCAGCCAGGCATGATGAGTGCCAGCCTGGTCCAGGCCAGTGTGGCCACCATGCAGAACCCCATGGGCTGCACCGTGCCCCGGCTCTCTCCATCGCGACCTGCCAGCATGGTGGCCAGCATGGAGGCGGTGGGCGAGGATGGCTCGCCCCTTTTCACGGTCATGAAGTGGAAGACCGTGGTGGCGGTGTTTGTGGTGGTGGTTGCCTATCTGGTGGGGGGAGGCCTGATGTTCCGGGCCCTGGAGCAGCCTTTCGAGAGCAACCAGAAGGTGACCATCACCGCAGAGAAGGCGGCGTTCCTGCAGAAGCACCCCTGTGTCACACCGGCGGAGCTGGAGGTGCTTATCAAG CACTCTGTAGATGCAGTGAATGCTGGGGTCAGCCCGATAGGAGACACATCCTATAACTCCAGTCACTGGGACCTGGGCAGTGCCTTTTTCTTCGCTGGAACCGTCATCACAACCATAG GATATGGTAACATTGCTCCCAGCACTGAGGGCGGGAAGATTTTCTGTATCCTATATGCAATATTTGGCATCCCTCTGTTTGGGTTCCTGCTAGCCGGTGTGGGGGACCAGCTAGGGACCATATTTGTGAAAACCATCGCCAAGGTGGAGAAAATGTTCAGG CATAAACAGAACCAGATCAGCCAGACCAAGATCCGAGTGGCCTCCACGTTGCTCTTCATCTTGGCGGGTTGTATCCTCTTTGTCACCATTCCAGCGGTCATCTTCAAACACATAGAAGGCTGGACTGGACTGGAGGCCATCTACTTTGTTGTCATCACTCTGACAACTATCGGAATAGGAGACTATGTGGCAG GAGGGGACCGGAGGGTCGTGTATCGTAATTGGTATAGACCATTGGTGTGGTTCTGGATTCTGGTGGGGTTGGCCTATTTTGCTGCTGTACTGAGCATGATTGGTGACTGGCTGAGGGTCCTGTCCAAGAAGACAAAAGAGGAG GTTGGAGAGATCAAGGCCCACGCGGCCGAGTGGAAGGCCAACGTGCGCGCCGAGTTCCGGGAGACGCGGCGACGCCTGAGTGTGGAGGTCAGCGACAAGCTCCAGCGGACCGCCACCATCCGCAGCATGGAGCGCCGCCAGCTGGGCCTGGACCAGTGGGCCGTCTCCACGGACATGCTCTCCCCGGAACGCCGTGCCGCCTTCAACAGTCTGGACACCAACCCCTACAAGACCTCATCTCAGGAGAGCATCGACATGAAACTCAACAACCTGCGTCTAAGGGGGGCAGAGTGTGATCCGCGCCGGTCCGAAAGTGTGGCCTCCTCAGACGACAACATCTTTAATCGCCTGGGTTCCGTCACCAAGCTGGCCAAGAGAAACAAGAACCGCGAGCTGAAGAAGAATATCCCAGATGAGCTACAATGCAGGCCCTTTAGTACTCCGCCTATGGAGATGgggaagagaaaggaggaagaggaggatgaggaggaggaagatgaggggtTAGACAAAAAGTTCAACACCAGCATGTCCGATCTGCCGCTGTTCGTCGAAGTGTGCAAGCCCCAGAATGGTTTCACAGTACCATTCATACCACTACAGACCAAAGAAAAAAAGACTGAGGGGGAAACACTTCAACTTGAAGAAAAGGAGCTGCGTATCCAGATGGATCCTTAA